Sequence from the Maribacter algicola genome:
ACCTCTACCTTGCAACAGGAAGCTTCGCGAAAACTTTATTTTTCAGTAGGAAGAACCATGCAGGTTGCACAAAGGCTCTATGAGGCTGGACTTATAACCTACATGAGGACAGATAGCGTGAATCTTTCCGGGGAGGCCATAAATTCGGCAAAAGAGGCCATAATCAACAATTACGGCGAGAAATATAGTAAGGTTAGAAACTTTACTGGAAAATCCAAAGGTGCCCAAGAAGCCCATGAGGCCATCCGACCAACCGATATGTCAAATCAATCACCTTCCCTTGAACGGGATCAGTCAAAATTGTATGACCTTATTTGGAAAAGAACGATAGCATCACAAATGAGCGATGCCGAGCTTGAGCGAACAAATGTTCGTATACAGGCCGATAAACATTCCGAGGAATTCACCGCCAATGGTGAGGTCATCAAATTCGATGGTTTCTTAAAAGTTTACTTAGAGGGTGTTGATGATGAGGATTTGGCCGAAGAACAGGACGGTATGCTACCGGCCATGAAGGTAAACGAGGTCCTTTACAATAACTATATTACCGCAACGGAACGATTTACCAGACCCCCCTATAGATTTACCGAAGCTTCTTTGGTAAAAAAGTTGGAGGAATTGGGCATAGGAAGACCTTCTACCTATGCGCCAACAATTTCTACAATTTTAAATAGGGGTTATGTTGAAAAGGGAACCATAGAGGGTACGGAAAGAAAATATGCCCAATTGGTTCTCGAGGCGAATACTATAAAGGAAAAGAACCTAACAGAAAATGTAGGATCTGATAAAGGTAAAATGGTTCCAACCGATATCGGTACAATTGTAACCGATTTCTTGGTAAGCAATTTTGGAAATATCCTGGATTACAATTTTACGGCCCAAGTGGAAGAGGATTTTGATGAGATTGCCACCGGAGAGGAAGATTGGAAAAAAATGATGAAAAACTTTTATAAGGATTTTCATCCCAATGTCCTGGACGTAGAGGAAAATGCAGATAGGGCCAGCGGTGAGCGTGTTCTGGGCAAAGACCCTAAAACGGGAAGGCAAGTTTCCGTTCGCCTGGGCAGATTTGGCCCCATGGTCCAAATTGGAACGGTTGAGGAGGAGGAGAAACCGCTCTTTGCAAGTCTTTTACCGGATCAGTCCTTGAACACCATTACCTATGAGGAAGCCATGGATTTATTTAAATTACCCAGAAAATTGGGTGTTTATGAAGGCGAGGAGGTGGAAGCAAACGTAGGAAGGTTTGGACCTTATGTCCGTTTTGGCAAGACATTTATTTCATTGCCCTCGGATGAGAACGCCTTGGAAGTGGAAATGGAACGTGCCATTGAGCTTATAAAAGAGAAGCAAAAGGCCGATGCCCCTATAACCAGTTATGAAGGTGAGGATGTAACAAAAGGAGTAGGGCGATTTGGTCCGTATATAAAATGGAACGGTATGTTTATCAATGTCAATAAAAAGTATGACTTTGATAATTTGTCCCAAGACGATATCGTAGCCCTTATTGAGGACAAAAAGCAAAAGGAACGGGAAAAAGTTGTGCAGAACTGGCCGGACCAAGGAATCAGGATCGAAAAGGCAAGGTGGGACGCCACCATATCATAAAAGGGAAGACTAAGGTCGAATTGGCAAAAACGGTGGACGTTTCCAAAATATCATTGGAAGAAGCTACAGAACTGATAGAAAAAAAGACCCCCAAAAAAAAGACAAAAGGGAAACCCAAATCAAAAAAGTAGTATAATTTTGAAAGAAAGTGTAGGAGACCTCACTTTTAAACAATCAAAATCAATACTTAAAAACCAACATGGCCTTTGATTTTTTAGTTCCTGTAGAGGATAGGGTGCTTGCCCACTGCGAACTATTGCCAGCCCAGGCAATAGGTAGAAATACCCATATACATACAGTAAAGGATGGCTTGCCCGTCTTGGCGAACGCTACCGTTGCGATCTTTGGCGTTAAGGAATCCAGAAATGCCTATGAGAAGAAACTGGAAATTTTGGACGTTTCTGCCATAAGGTTACAATTATACAAACTCATGTTGGGAAACTGGGACACTACTATCGTAGATCTTGGTGATTTGGAAGAGGGTGAAACGGTCGAGGACACCTATTTTGTAGTGAAGGAGGTTACAGCGGGCTTGTTGGAAGAAAATGTAATTCCTATCATCTTGGGAGCTACTCAGGATATTACCTACCCCATTTACAGGGCGTTCGACAGTATCAAGGATATGATAAATCTGGTCGCCGTGGACAGTAGGTTCGACTTTGGCATCGATGACGAACTTATATCCTCCCACTCCTATATGAGCAAGATCATTACGGATAAGCCCAACAATCTTTTTAACTTTTCCAACATTGGCTATCAGAGTTATTTTAACGCCCAGGAAGAGGTGGATCTTATGGAACGCCTCTTTTTTGATTCCTACAGGTTGGGAGAAATTGCCAGCGATTTATCGCTGGCGGAGCCCGTGCTCCGAAACGCCCATATGGTCAGCTTGGATGCTAGGGCCATTAAGGCCAGTGAGATTGGATTTTCCGGAAATTTTTCCCCTAACGGATTTACCGGAAGGGAGATTTGTGCCATTTCAAGATATGCAGGTATCAGTGAGCGGGTCATGGCCTTTGGTATTTTCGAAATGGAAAATAACATTCAGTGCCAACAATTGTTGGCACAAATAATATGGTACTTCATAGAGGGTATCAATTACAGGATCAAGGAGTCCCCTTATACTAAAACAGAGGACTTTACCAAATATAATGTTCCTAACGATGAAGAGGAACTCGTTTTCTACAAGAGTCTTCTGACCGAAAGATGGTGGGTAGAGGTGCCATCAATTTTTACTTCACATACTAAAGAAGGTACGCCAGCGTTATTACCTTGCACCGAGCAGGATTATTTGGACGCATGTGACCAAAAAATTCCCGAAAGGTGGTTTAAGGCCTATAAAAAGGGCTTTAATTAATTGAAAAATTAGTATTACATAAAATTTATAATACAATAATTTATTCAAAACATAGTTTTAAGAGTTAGAATAACCTTATAGTATTTGCATTTTAACCATAATCGAAATTTAACCTAAAGTATGAAGAAGCTATTGTTATCATCTATAGCGTTTGTTTTTTTGCTCACAAGTTGTGGGTCAAAGACTAAAGGAGAGCTAGTCGGCGTCCAGGGCAAAAAATGGTATCCGGAAAAACCATATGGAATGGAACTTATCCCAAGGGGTTCTTTCATTATGGGTAAAAGTGAAGAAGATCAAGCCAAAGTATTAAACGCTCCTACCAAGACCGTTACAGTGCGTTCCTTTTATATGGACGATACTGAAATTACCAACAGCGAGTACCGTCAATTCGTGGAATGGGTAAAGGATTCAATTACAAGAACCCGTTTGGCCATTTTAGCGGATGAATTAGGATTAGGTCCAGAGGACGGGGGTATTGGCGATTATGCATTTAAGGATGCGGATACCACTAGAGCTTCGGTGTACGATAAGTATATGTTGGACAACTATTCCGGTATGGGAGAGACCGGTTATGAAGGAAGGGCCTTAAACAAGGATGAAGACCTTATTTGGGACACTTCAGACTATCCTGATGAATATTATGCCGAGGTTATGGATTCATTATACATACCAGAAGAGGAATCCTATAATGGTCAGCGAAGTATCGATGTTACAAAATTAAAGTACAAGTATAGCTGGATGGATATTGAAGCTGCAGCCCGTGCCGCCAAAAAAGGAAAGGGTAGTAGAAAGGATTTTATCCGCACGGAGGAGTTGGAAATTTATCCTGACACTACGGTTTGGATTAGGGATTTTGAATACTCCTACAACGAGCCCATGCATAACGATTACTTTTGGCACGATGCCTATAGCGAGTACCCTGTAGTTGGAATCTCTTGGCAACAGGCAAAGGCTTTCTGTAATTGGAGAACAAAGTTCAAGAACGATGATCAAAAGAGTCGTGGGAAACAATTTGTAAACCAGTTTAGGTTACCAACCGAGGCAGAGTGGGAATATGCTGCCAGAGGTGGAATCGAAGGAGGAACTTATCCATGGGGAGGACCTTATGTAATAAGTGATACAGGTTGTTTTATGGCCAACTTTAAACCGCAGCGAGGTGATTATGCTGCAGATGCTGCGCTGTACACCGTAGAGGCAAAATCCTATGAACCAAACGATTTCAACCTATATAATATGGCAGGTAACGTTGCGGAATGGACAAATTCCAGTTACGACCCAAGTGCATACGATTACGTATCCACTATGAACCCTAACGGAGGAGATCAATCCAATACACGAAAAGTAATACGGGGAGGATCTTGGAAAGATGTCGCCTACTTCTTGCAAGTAAGTACAAGGGATTACGAATATGCAGATTCTGCACGTAGCTACATTGGCTTTAGAACAGTACAGGATTACATGGGCGAGGAAGACTCAACACAGTAAACAAGTAAACTATTCATATTAATTAATTATTAACCAAATCTTTAGTATTAAACCTTAAATTAAAATTAAATCATGGCACAGTCAAAATCAACAAAAAAATTATTCAACATGGCCTACGGGCTTGGAGCATCGGTAGTAATCATTGGTGCATTGTTTAAAATTCTTCACTGGGAGTTTGGACCTCTAACAGGTGGTCTTTTATTGGCCATAGGTCTTATTACAGAAGCCCTTATCTTCGCTATTAGTGCATTTGAACCAGTAGATGACGAAGTGGATTGGTCTTTGGTATATCCGGAATTAGCGGGTGGAGAATCCAAAGGAAGAAAGAATGAAGTAGCCGAAGTTAAGGAGGCAGAGACTTCTTTGTCCAAAAAATTGGATGATTTATTGAAAGAGGCAGGTGTTGACGCCAGCCTAATGGAGAGCTTGGGATCTAGCATCAGAAACTTTGAAGGTGCTGCAAAAGGTATTGCTCCTACTGTAGACGCAATGGAATCTACAAGAAAGTATTCCGAAGAAATGGTACAAGCAGCCGCGCAAATGGAATCTTTGAACAGTCTTTATAAAGTACAATTGGAAAGTGCTAGCAGACAAGCTTCCGTAAACGAGGAAGTAGTACAAAATGCAAGTGCACTTAAGGAGCAAATGGCTTCCCTTTCTACTAACCTTTCTTCTTTGAATGGTGTTTACGGTGGAATGTTGTCCGCAATGAACAGAAACTAAATTGGATTTTAATAAAACCAAACCAAATCAGTATTAATTAAAATCTAATTAGAAAACCATGGCAGGAGGAAAAGCAACACCACGTCAGAAGATGATCAACCTTATGTATTTGATCTTCATCGCAATGCTGGCGTTAAATATGAGTAAAGAGGTGCTAGCGGCATTCGGTATTATGAATGAAAAGCTGGAGACTTCTAACGAAAAGACAACCGCAAGTAACGAAGCGTTCTTGGGAAGTCTTGAAACGAAGGCATCAGAGGATGCGGCTAAATATGAAAAGCTGTACCAAGATGCGCAGAAGATTAAAACAATGTCCCAAGAGTACTTCGACTATTTGGAATCTCTAAAGGATGGTATGACAGAAGGATTGGAAGATCCAAAGGATTATGCCCGTATGGATAATTCAGATTATTTGGATCAGAAATTCTTTCAAGGTGACAATCTTTCAGAAGGTGGTCAAGAGTTTATGAAAAGACTGACTGACTACAGAGACCAAGTTGCCGCTATCGTACCAGCTACCCTAAAACAATCGGTAATCGATCGTTTTAAAACAGGTGATGAAAACGGTAAAGTGGAGAAAAGGGACGGTACAAAGCAAGATTGGATCAACTATCATTATGAAGGGTATCCATTGGTCGCTTCTTTGGCCAAGTTGACTTCTTTGCAAGCTGATGTAAAGGCTACCGAAGAAGCTGCCTTAAAGTCAATGTTGGAAGGTGAGCTGACAAGTCAAGTGTCTCTTAAGAACTTTGCTACATCACTATCAGCAACAAAGTCTGCTTTTTACGCTGGTGAAAAGTACGATGGTAAGATCATCATCAGTAAAACTGACAACACCTCAACACCGGTAAGGGCTGAATTAACTTTAGATGGTAGAAAACTTTCTGAAGGTACGGACTATAAATTGGAAGCCGGAGGCGTTAAAATGCTTATTGGTGCTGGTAATGCAGGTGATCATAAAGTAGAAGGAGCTATTTATTTTAAGCAGGATGGTGAGGAAATCGAGGTACCGG
This genomic interval carries:
- the porL gene encoding type IX secretion system motor protein PorL/GldL, which codes for MAQSKSTKKLFNMAYGLGASVVIIGALFKILHWEFGPLTGGLLLAIGLITEALIFAISAFEPVDDEVDWSLVYPELAGGESKGRKNEVAEVKEAETSLSKKLDDLLKEAGVDASLMESLGSSIRNFEGAAKGIAPTVDAMESTRKYSEEMVQAAAQMESLNSLYKVQLESASRQASVNEEVVQNASALKEQMASLSTNLSSLNGVYGGMLSAMNRN
- the porK gene encoding T9SS ring complex lipoprotein PorK/GldK; protein product: MKKLLLSSIAFVFLLTSCGSKTKGELVGVQGKKWYPEKPYGMELIPRGSFIMGKSEEDQAKVLNAPTKTVTVRSFYMDDTEITNSEYRQFVEWVKDSITRTRLAILADELGLGPEDGGIGDYAFKDADTTRASVYDKYMLDNYSGMGETGYEGRALNKDEDLIWDTSDYPDEYYAEVMDSLYIPEEESYNGQRSIDVTKLKYKYSWMDIEAAARAAKKGKGSRKDFIRTEELEIYPDTTVWIRDFEYSYNEPMHNDYFWHDAYSEYPVVGISWQQAKAFCNWRTKFKNDDQKSRGKQFVNQFRLPTEAEWEYAARGGIEGGTYPWGGPYVISDTGCFMANFKPQRGDYAADAALYTVEAKSYEPNDFNLYNMAGNVAEWTNSSYDPSAYDYVSTMNPNGGDQSNTRKVIRGGSWKDVAYFLQVSTRDYEYADSARSYIGFRTVQDYMGEEDSTQ
- the porM gene encoding type IX secretion system motor protein PorM/GldM, producing the protein MAGGKATPRQKMINLMYLIFIAMLALNMSKEVLAAFGIMNEKLETSNEKTTASNEAFLGSLETKASEDAAKYEKLYQDAQKIKTMSQEYFDYLESLKDGMTEGLEDPKDYARMDNSDYLDQKFFQGDNLSEGGQEFMKRLTDYRDQVAAIVPATLKQSVIDRFKTGDENGKVEKRDGTKQDWINYHYEGYPLVASLAKLTSLQADVKATEEAALKSMLEGELTSQVSLKNFATSLSATKSAFYAGEKYDGKIIISKTDNTSTPVRAELTLDGRKLSEGTDYKLEAGGVKMLIGAGNAGDHKVEGAIYFKQDGEEIEVPVSNSFATISKPNAALIAADKMNVVYRGVANPMSISIPGIPNNKVSASAPGLKSLGGSNYVMNPGTGRTVTISASGTLPDGQTVSSKSEFRIKDIPRPEGTISKQSGSLKLPRANVEIATIGAMLDEFDFDLNLAVSGFKFKVPGQPTVSVNGNKLDAKAKAALRRAGRGDVVQIFDIEAYITNNKSYKLKKVSPVVVEITN
- a CDS encoding formimidoylglutamase is translated as MAFDFLVPVEDRVLAHCELLPAQAIGRNTHIHTVKDGLPVLANATVAIFGVKESRNAYEKKLEILDVSAIRLQLYKLMLGNWDTTIVDLGDLEEGETVEDTYFVVKEVTAGLLEENVIPIILGATQDITYPIYRAFDSIKDMINLVAVDSRFDFGIDDELISSHSYMSKIITDKPNNLFNFSNIGYQSYFNAQEEVDLMERLFFDSYRLGEIASDLSLAEPVLRNAHMVSLDARAIKASEIGFSGNFSPNGFTGREICAISRYAGISERVMAFGIFEMENNIQCQQLLAQIIWYFIEGINYRIKESPYTKTEDFTKYNVPNDEEELVFYKSLLTERWWVEVPSIFTSHTKEGTPALLPCTEQDYLDACDQKIPERWFKAYKKGFN